From the genome of Cryptococcus depauperatus CBS 7841 chromosome 1, complete sequence, one region includes:
- a CDS encoding 60S ribosomal protein L37-A: MSKGTPSFGKRHSKSHTLCRRCGNRSFHKQKLTCAQCGYPAAKLRSFNWGEKAKRRKTTGTGRMAHLKDVNRRFKNGFREGSAATKKASA, encoded by the exons atg AGTAAA GGTACTCCCTCTTT TGGTAAACGCCACTCCAAGTCCCACACTCTTTGCAGGCGATGTGGTAACAGGTCTTTCCACAAGCAGAAGCTCA CCTGCGCTCAGTGTGGTTACCCTGCTGCTAAGTTAAGGTCATTTAACTGGGgtgaaaaggcaaagaggagaaagaccAC CGGTACAGGCCGGATGGCTCATCTCAAGGATGTCAACCGACGATTCAAGAACGGCTTCAGGGAGGGCAGCGCTGCTACCAAGAAGGCTTCTGCTTAG